In a genomic window of Trachemys scripta elegans isolate TJP31775 chromosome 12, CAS_Tse_1.0, whole genome shotgun sequence:
- the LOC117885733 gene encoding olfactory receptor 6C4-like has protein sequence MEKAEGRNQTPIMEFILLGFGNVPELQPLLFLVFLVIYIVTVAGNILIVALVVNDHHLHTPMYFFLGNFSCLEICYTSTLLPRLLASLLTGDRTISVKGCIMQTYFFGVLTATESLLLAAMSYDRYLAICNPLRYVALMNGRICCQLVAGSWISSFLGCTTINIFLFKSKFCDSKEIDHFFCDFSPVVKLSCDDTQTVQLLTFIVSAIGTLVPCLLVLTSYIHIIATILRIPSSTGRQKAFSTCSSHLIVVIVYYGTLITVYVVPTANSHKVLHKLFSVFYTVLTPMINPVIYSLRNKEVNESLRKAIGKLVAFRNRHKSLKDKF, from the coding sequence ATGGAGAAAGCAGAAGGAAGAAACCAAACACCCATCATGGAATTCATCCTCTTAGGATTTGGGAATGTCCctgaactgcagcccctcctcttcctcgtgTTTCTAGTGATCTACATCGTgactgtggcagggaacatcctCATTGTTGCACTAGTTGTGAATGATCACcatcttcacacccccatgtacttcttcctggggaacttctCCTGCCTGGAGATCTGCTACACCTCCACCTTGCTACCCAGgctgctggccagtctcctgactggggacagaaccatttctgtTAAGGGCTGCATTATGCAAACATATTTCTTTGGTGTCCTGACAGCTACAGAATCTCTGCTGCTCGCGGcaatgtcttatgatcggtatttagcgatatgCAATCCACTCCGCTATGTTGCTCTGATGAATGGCAGGATTTGTTGCCAGCTAGTGGCAGGGTCCTGGATAAGTAGCTTTCTAGGCTGCAccacaataaatattttcttgttcAAATCAAAGTTTTGTGATTCAAaagaaattgaccatttcttttgtgatttttcaCCCGTGGTAAAGCTGTCCTGTGATGACACCCAGACTGTGCAACTGCTGACATTTATTGTCTCTGCCATAGGGACACTTGTGCCCTGTCTACTGGTCCTGACATCCTACATTCATATCATCgccaccatcctgagaatcccgTCCAGCACAgggaggcaaaaggccttttccacctgctcctctcacctcatcgTGGTTATAGTTTACTATGGGACACTGATTACTGTCTATGTGGTGCCAACAGCCAACAGTCACAAGGTCCTACACAAACTATTCTCTGTCTTCTACACAGTCCTGACTCCCATGATCAACCCtgtcatctacagcctgagaaacaaggaaGTCAACGAGTCCCTGAGAAAAGCTATTGGTAAACTAGTTGCTTTCAGAAACAGGCATAAAAGCTTAAAGGACAAATTTTAG